The Phycisphaeraceae bacterium genome includes a window with the following:
- a CDS encoding Gfo/Idh/MocA family oxidoreductase: MIKVGVCGLGMMGNTHLDAYTALDGVEVVAVADADPDRLSGQVKAGGNIEGQAQGGFDLQKVKRYADAAELINDPDIDLVDICLPTPAHLRFGVQALDAGKHVLIEKPVARSTEQAQQLIHAAKSAKGLSMVAMCMRFWPGWTWLKKTVADKPYGDVRSATFRRVASHPGGAFYLNGEACGGAALDLHIHDTDFIHHCFGVPNAVTSRGYSSITNEFDHIATQYHYDHIPLVTAEGGWAMAKSFPFTMQYAVNFEKATAVFDLAAKHPLTVFHADGKTEPIKLESGMGYELEIAYFIDCIRHGKTPDVVTVNDAAVSLAIVEAEIESARTGRTIDVAATVA, translated from the coding sequence ATGATCAAGGTCGGCGTCTGCGGCCTCGGAATGATGGGTAATACGCACCTGGATGCCTACACCGCCCTGGATGGCGTGGAGGTGGTCGCCGTCGCCGACGCCGACCCCGATCGCCTCAGCGGGCAGGTCAAGGCCGGTGGGAACATCGAAGGTCAGGCGCAGGGTGGGTTCGACCTCCAGAAGGTCAAGCGTTACGCCGACGCCGCTGAACTCATCAACGATCCCGACATCGACCTTGTTGATATCTGCCTGCCAACGCCAGCTCACCTGCGTTTTGGCGTGCAGGCGCTAGACGCGGGCAAACACGTCCTGATCGAGAAGCCCGTCGCACGCAGCACTGAGCAGGCGCAGCAGCTTATTCATGCTGCGAAATCGGCCAAGGGTCTCTCGATGGTCGCGATGTGCATGCGTTTCTGGCCCGGCTGGACCTGGCTCAAGAAGACGGTCGCGGACAAGCCCTATGGCGATGTGCGCTCTGCGACTTTCCGCCGCGTCGCCTCTCACCCCGGCGGGGCCTTCTACCTCAACGGCGAAGCGTGTGGCGGGGCTGCCCTGGACCTCCACATCCACGACACTGACTTCATCCACCACTGCTTCGGCGTCCCCAATGCCGTGACCAGCCGTGGCTATTCGAGCATCACCAACGAGTTCGACCACATCGCCACGCAGTACCACTACGACCACATCCCCCTTGTGACTGCCGAGGGCGGATGGGCGATGGCCAAGTCGTTCCCCTTCACGATGCAATACGCCGTGAACTTCGAAAAGGCCACAGCCGTCTTCGACCTTGCTGCCAAGCACCCCCTGACGGTCTTCCACGCCGACGGTAAGACCGAACCGATCAAGCTTGAGTCCGGTATGGGCTACGAGCTTGAGATCGCTTACTTCATCGACTGCATCCGCCACGGCAAGACGCCTGATGTCGTCACCGTCAACGATGCTGCGGTGTCTCTCGCGATCGTCGAAGCCGAAATCGAGAGCGCTCGCACCGGCAGAACGATCGATGTCGCCGCCACCGTGGCCTGA
- a CDS encoding DUF5009 domain-containing protein → MTSPPAASIQPTRLLSLDVYRGLIMLLLMGEGAGVYYALHEFENPIIQAIATQFTHPPSGLSFWDTIQPGFMFIVGVAMAFSIRSRRAKGVSWARLTGHFVKRSIILLLLGAGLHCFYAMSLVWELWNVLCQLSVTILIAFAIYRLPVWSQFMISLLLILATDLAYRFIHIAPYDQSFVLGSNFGTYVDTLVMGTTNSDGWVALNAIPTAAHTIWGVLAGKLLIAEPSATRRVVMLAGLGVLGIIVGYAMAALDIAPIIKRISTSSFVIVSGGWCVLALALFHAAIDLTGWRRGLGFLVVVGLNPITIYMITEALAYGWLRPRVGIFTEGFLGPIGLAGAALALMTACVTWFVLWFITWWLDRHRIYIRI, encoded by the coding sequence ATGACCTCGCCACCAGCAGCGTCGATCCAACCCACGCGCCTGCTGTCTCTCGATGTCTACCGCGGACTCATCATGCTCCTGCTGATGGGCGAGGGCGCGGGTGTCTACTACGCGCTGCACGAGTTCGAGAATCCCATCATCCAGGCGATCGCCACCCAGTTCACGCACCCGCCAAGCGGGCTGAGCTTCTGGGACACCATCCAACCCGGATTTATGTTCATCGTTGGCGTCGCGATGGCCTTCTCCATCCGATCGCGACGTGCTAAGGGCGTGTCGTGGGCCAGACTGACCGGCCACTTTGTTAAGCGCTCGATCATTCTCCTTCTCCTGGGTGCCGGACTCCACTGCTTCTACGCGATGAGCCTGGTGTGGGAGCTGTGGAATGTCCTCTGTCAGCTCTCGGTCACGATCCTGATCGCTTTTGCGATCTACCGGCTGCCGGTCTGGTCGCAGTTCATGATCTCCCTGCTGCTGATCCTGGCCACCGACCTGGCGTATCGCTTCATCCACATCGCCCCTTACGACCAGAGCTTTGTGCTCGGCTCTAACTTCGGTACTTACGTCGATACGCTGGTGATGGGCACGACCAACTCTGACGGCTGGGTCGCTCTCAACGCCATCCCGACCGCGGCGCACACGATCTGGGGTGTCCTCGCTGGCAAGCTGCTGATCGCGGAGCCGAGTGCGACACGTCGAGTCGTCATGCTGGCTGGCCTCGGCGTGCTGGGCATCATCGTTGGCTACGCGATGGCGGCCCTCGATATCGCGCCGATCATCAAGCGTATCAGCACCAGCTCGTTCGTCATCGTCTCGGGCGGGTGGTGCGTTCTGGCCCTCGCTCTGTTCCACGCGGCGATTGACCTCACGGGCTGGCGGAGAGGACTCGGCTTTCTTGTCGTGGTGGGGCTCAACCCCATCACCATCTACATGATTACCGAGGCGCTGGCCTATGGTTGGCTGCGGCCGCGCGTGGGGATCTTCACGGAAGGTTTCCTGGGACCGATCGGTCTTGCTGGTGCGGCCCTGGCGCTAATGACCGCCTGTGTGACGTGGTTCGTGCTCTGGTTCATCACATGGTGGCTCGACCGCCACCGCATCTATATCCGTATCTGA
- a CDS encoding GNAT family N-acetyltransferase — MSAKTPTISDPVYTLVEVHEITCDLDQDIRHLLCSAFPHSASTFARTRAWNGSIARWTAMLTDPAGRVLAHVGVVDRRAVLDGAPVQLGGIQNVAVHPNLQGQRLGAMLMQRISDDLGTLPVDAGLLFCSMNRQKFYERFGWVAMPTPPLFTDETGKPAIMRPDTLAMWLGTGHPAPSQGQTLNLRGPDW; from the coding sequence ATGTCCGCGAAGACCCCCACCATCAGCGATCCTGTCTACACGCTTGTGGAAGTGCACGAGATCACGTGCGACCTCGATCAGGACATCCGCCATCTGCTTTGCTCGGCTTTTCCGCACTCCGCGAGCACCTTCGCACGGACCCGGGCGTGGAACGGCAGCATCGCCCGATGGACCGCGATGCTCACCGACCCTGCGGGCAGGGTCCTGGCGCACGTCGGCGTCGTTGACCGACGAGCCGTGCTTGATGGTGCCCCGGTACAGCTTGGCGGGATCCAGAACGTCGCGGTTCACCCGAATCTGCAGGGTCAGCGACTCGGCGCGATGCTGATGCAGCGTATCAGCGATGACCTTGGGACCCTACCAGTTGATGCAGGCCTGCTGTTCTGTTCAATGAATCGTCAGAAGTTCTATGAGCGCTTCGGCTGGGTCGCGATGCCCACCCCCCCGCTGTTCACCGATGAGACCGGCAAGCCCGCCATCATGCGCCCCGACACGCTGGCGATGTGGCTCGGCACCGGGCATCCCGCACCGAGCCAAGGCCAGACCCTCAATCTGCGGGGCCCCGACTGGTAG
- a CDS encoding serine hydrolase, with protein sequence MVTNRLILASTLTLGTATSMASATALPTLTALAESAVYGLNVSQPVPGFEIKLLQDGQTIYHEAFGDWTIGRVAAADSSTKTISGAVIMSVVDSSFLPFTLDSRLADFMPEYGSEGKQDITIRQAFSHTSGFSGQESSSLSLTNPFITLRQAAFQIGQLPLANGPAGSTFAYGGLSMHAAGAAAQVATGTSFVDLFDERLAVPLQMNDTRFYIASDANPRVSGGIESTADDFSRFMDMLLNDGVDRVSGTRVLESSSVDAMLSRQTTDEQVIANSPVDNNRYGIGVWVDQLTQASSGVDALAGGARGFHSWIDESEGLVFTFSTDLSQFGNVETLSSLMHAAILADLSGELVGDLDGDTLVNQTDIDLLAAAIQSGSTGVAFDINQSGGVDDFDLAFLITGLLGTAPGDANLDRRVDLVDLSALAANFNRPGRGWADGDFDGNGFVNLVDLSILAGNFGFGGAVSTIPEPGTITGLLVLSLLKRRRSSLG encoded by the coding sequence ATGGTTACCAATCGACTGATCCTTGCCAGCACGCTGACCCTTGGCACTGCTACGAGCATGGCGTCTGCAACCGCCCTGCCGACCCTCACCGCGTTGGCCGAGAGCGCCGTCTACGGGCTTAATGTCAGCCAACCGGTTCCCGGCTTCGAGATCAAGCTGCTTCAGGACGGACAGACGATCTACCACGAGGCGTTCGGTGACTGGACGATCGGTCGCGTTGCCGCAGCAGACAGCAGCACCAAGACGATCAGCGGCGCGGTGATCATGTCGGTTGTCGATTCCAGTTTCCTCCCCTTTACGCTCGACAGCCGCCTCGCCGACTTCATGCCCGAGTACGGCTCTGAAGGGAAGCAGGACATCACCATCCGCCAGGCTTTTAGTCATACCTCAGGGTTCTCCGGCCAGGAATCGTCCTCGCTGTCCCTGACCAACCCATTCATCACACTCCGGCAGGCAGCTTTTCAGATTGGTCAGCTTCCGCTGGCCAACGGGCCTGCGGGCAGCACCTTTGCCTATGGCGGGCTCTCGATGCACGCAGCTGGCGCTGCGGCGCAGGTCGCCACAGGTACCAGCTTTGTTGATCTGTTTGACGAGCGTCTTGCGGTGCCTCTGCAGATGAACGACACGCGGTTCTATATCGCCAGTGACGCCAATCCGCGGGTTTCGGGCGGGATCGAGTCCACTGCGGACGATTTTTCCCGGTTCATGGATATGCTGCTGAACGATGGCGTTGATCGTGTGTCGGGCACCCGAGTGCTCGAATCGTCCTCCGTTGATGCCATGCTCTCACGCCAGACGACGGATGAGCAGGTGATCGCCAACTCGCCGGTGGACAACAACCGCTACGGCATCGGGGTGTGGGTGGACCAGCTCACGCAGGCCAGCTCCGGCGTGGACGCCCTGGCTGGCGGAGCGCGAGGGTTCCACAGCTGGATCGACGAGTCTGAGGGGCTGGTGTTTACCTTTTCGACCGACCTCAGCCAGTTCGGGAATGTCGAGACTCTCAGCTCGCTGATGCACGCGGCGATCCTCGCCGATCTGTCCGGGGAGCTTGTGGGTGATCTCGACGGCGACACGTTGGTGAATCAGACAGACATCGATCTGCTCGCGGCGGCGATCCAGTCGGGGTCAACTGGCGTGGCCTTTGATATCAACCAGTCCGGCGGAGTCGATGACTTTGATCTCGCTTTTCTCATCACCGGGCTGCTGGGGACTGCGCCCGGGGACGCCAATCTGGACCGGAGAGTGGACCTGGTTGATCTGTCGGCGCTGGCGGCGAACTTCAACCGACCCGGCCGGGGTTGGGCGGATGGTGATTTCGATGGAAACGGGTTCGTCAACCTTGTTGACTTGTCGATCCTCGCGGGGAACTTCGGGTTTGGAGGAGCGGTCAGCACGATCCCGGAACCCGGCACCATCACGGGCCTGCTGGTGCTATCGCTGCTCAAGCGGCGGAGGTCATCACTCGGGTGA
- a CDS encoding heme-binding protein, whose protein sequence is MQSILPGLQKLTALGLLTLITGCAQSEIGPATPDAQAHAVAPDQPTPDFAPGDWRVLRVAGDPEAELEVMPGKTKAGDDAPYYRAGRAAISAALADGYAPPTPPGAIELKVYAPYRQAIVETQRGEGSAFWPLFQHIQSRDIAMTAPVVMTGAMAGDNADQSSMAFLYRSPELGPTGEAERGIIVEDTPHTTVLSMGFIGRENRQRLSELRTDLDQWLADQQGPDHWVIDGEARLLGYNGPDTPRRDQWWELQLPVRWATDSPE, encoded by the coding sequence ATGCAATCCATCCTCCCAGGACTCCAAAAACTCACCGCCCTGGGCCTTCTCACCCTCATCACCGGGTGCGCACAATCCGAAATCGGCCCCGCCACCCCCGACGCCCAGGCCCACGCCGTCGCGCCCGACCAGCCCACCCCAGACTTCGCCCCAGGCGACTGGCGTGTCCTCCGCGTCGCCGGCGACCCCGAAGCCGAACTCGAAGTCATGCCCGGCAAAACCAAAGCCGGCGACGACGCCCCCTACTACCGCGCCGGCCGCGCCGCCATCTCCGCGGCCCTCGCCGACGGCTACGCCCCACCCACACCACCCGGCGCCATCGAACTCAAAGTCTACGCACCCTACCGCCAGGCGATCGTCGAAACCCAACGCGGCGAAGGCTCCGCCTTCTGGCCACTCTTCCAACACATCCAAAGCCGCGACATCGCCATGACCGCCCCCGTCGTCATGACCGGCGCCATGGCCGGCGACAACGCCGACCAATCCTCCATGGCCTTCCTCTACCGCTCCCCCGAACTCGGACCCACCGGCGAAGCCGAACGCGGAATCATCGTCGAGGACACCCCCCACACCACCGTCCTCTCCATGGGCTTCATCGGCCGCGAAAACCGCCAACGACTCAGCGAACTCCGCACCGACCTGGACCAATGGCTCGCTGACCAGCAGGGCCCAGACCATTGGGTCATCGACGGCGAAGCCCGGCTCCTCGGATACAACGGCCCCGACACCCCCCGACGCGACCAGTGGTGGGAACTCCAACTCCCCGTCCGCTGGGCGACCGATTCACCCGAGTGA
- a CDS encoding SLC13 family permease — protein sequence MSSSVIRSTALLLGPLAGLLVYALCAGSAGLSAEASVTAGVTMLCAVWWCTEAIPIPATALIPFAVFPFAGVLDHGQLAVAYGDKFVLLFMAGFMLSRAAERWGTHLQVAHGVMRLVGAGSPRRVVVGFMLATAFCSMWISNTATALIMLPVAMAVIERSSREDEGFSVSLLLAIAYGASIGGMATLVGTPPNGVLAAVYETSTDRTMDFLSWMTIGTPVSVLMLVACALVLCWNLRSDQDLRVDRPGDWTPGQWRVLVVLGLTAAGWITRSLPFGLGGWSVWLEMPMAHDATVGLLAVVAMFLIPAGGEAGRGKKLLDWETAAKIPWGVLILFGGGLALAKAFVVTGLDGAIGEALAGLGGYPTVVVIGGVCLSVTFLTELTSNTATTTLLMPIVASLAVEMGYDPLMLMVPAALSASCAFMLPVATPPNAIVFGGSDRLTIGRMARKGLVLNLIGVVVITVMCAWVLNLG from the coding sequence ATGTCATCAAGCGTGATTCGATCGACGGCCCTGCTGCTCGGCCCCCTGGCCGGGTTGTTGGTGTATGCGTTGTGCGCCGGTTCTGCCGGGCTGTCGGCGGAGGCTTCGGTCACTGCGGGCGTGACGATGTTGTGCGCGGTGTGGTGGTGCACGGAGGCGATCCCGATTCCGGCGACGGCGTTGATTCCCTTCGCGGTGTTTCCGTTCGCTGGGGTGCTGGACCATGGCCAACTGGCTGTGGCGTATGGGGACAAGTTTGTGCTGCTGTTCATGGCGGGATTCATGTTGTCGCGGGCCGCAGAGCGATGGGGGACGCATCTTCAGGTTGCCCATGGGGTTATGCGGTTGGTGGGTGCGGGTTCTCCGCGGCGGGTGGTGGTTGGGTTCATGCTGGCGACGGCGTTCTGCTCGATGTGGATCTCGAATACCGCGACGGCACTGATCATGCTGCCGGTCGCCATGGCGGTCATTGAGCGTTCATCCCGGGAGGATGAGGGATTCTCGGTCTCGCTGCTGCTTGCGATTGCTTATGGGGCCAGCATCGGCGGGATGGCGACGCTTGTTGGCACGCCGCCCAACGGGGTGCTTGCGGCGGTGTATGAGACAAGCACGGACCGGACGATGGATTTTCTCTCATGGATGACCATTGGGACGCCGGTGAGCGTGTTGATGCTGGTGGCATGCGCACTGGTTCTGTGCTGGAATCTCAGGTCAGATCAGGATTTGCGCGTTGATCGGCCGGGGGATTGGACCCCGGGTCAGTGGCGGGTGCTGGTGGTGCTGGGGCTGACGGCGGCGGGGTGGATCACTCGTTCGCTGCCGTTTGGATTGGGTGGGTGGTCGGTGTGGCTGGAGATGCCGATGGCGCATGACGCGACGGTGGGGTTGCTGGCTGTGGTGGCGATGTTCCTGATTCCGGCGGGTGGCGAGGCAGGGCGTGGGAAGAAGCTGTTGGACTGGGAGACTGCGGCGAAGATTCCTTGGGGAGTTTTAATCCTTTTTGGAGGTGGGCTTGCGCTTGCTAAGGCGTTTGTGGTGACGGGGTTGGACGGTGCGATTGGTGAGGCCTTGGCGGGATTGGGTGGTTATCCAACGGTGGTGGTGATTGGTGGTGTTTGCCTGTCGGTGACGTTCCTGACGGAGCTGACGAGCAACACGGCGACGACGACGCTGCTGATGCCGATTGTTGCATCGCTTGCCGTAGAGATGGGTTATGACCCGTTGATGCTGATGGTCCCAGCGGCGTTGTCGGCGAGCTGCGCTTTTATGCTGCCGGTGGCGACCCCGCCTAATGCGATTGTGTTTGGCGGGAGTGATCGGCTGACGATCGGGAGGATGGCGAGGAAGGGGCTGGTGCTGAACCTGATCGGGGTGGTGGTGATCACGGTGATGTGCGCATGGGTCCTGAATCTGGGGTGA
- a CDS encoding pentapeptide repeat-containing protein, whose product MPASPTSPLNTATLIAAALAAAAAPLTNNVQAQIFRWDNGQLIPGTESLTPGPSVNWDGLSLGYADLVTAFLRSASLVATDFNHADLAAANLFEANLTSADFTSANLHNANLFSANLTSINLTGATITGANLSRAFSSSGPLTFADFAGTASYQQKNLVSTNLGLAYFPGADLSHQNLTRANLTSIHLTSADLQGANLSSATIRESWLQSANLQNINASSADLTGARLQDADLTAANLHNADLLVARLENTNLANAIISEANLGYTVSRGFTAAQLYSTATYQQKDLHQVDLSGNDLTGWDFSHQNLTSASFYRSTLISTDFTGARITAANFGSTVSAGFTAAQLYSTASYQQKDLQRITLNGNDLTGWDLSDQNLTSANLAGGANLTSANLASANLKSAQLFNSDLTATNLSGANLTSARLQNSDLTGANLTGADLRQAADFNPILTVPQRGGNQADLTVLRHTIRPDGNIPAGIDLQPSESLIVRDNPQLPVEVWNKFSVDDESTLEIRLADPAYGPRMISRVTPQLAGELLLSLEPSFNPLTLLNQTLPIFDWLVHFVPLGTFDTITIDAPGLIYTLDTSALYTTGHLTILPAIEADATGDGTVDLLDLSILATHFGGPATGYHQADFNNDHTVDLIDLSILAANFGQSAPAPAPIPEPATLLPLSLAALHRPRR is encoded by the coding sequence ATGCCAGCCTCACCCACCTCCCCCTTAAACACCGCCACCCTCATCGCCGCCGCCCTCGCCGCCGCCGCCGCACCCCTCACAAACAACGTCCAAGCCCAGATCTTCCGCTGGGACAACGGCCAACTCATCCCCGGAACCGAATCCCTCACCCCCGGACCGAGCGTCAACTGGGACGGCCTCAGTCTCGGCTATGCCGACCTCGTAACAGCTTTCCTCCGATCCGCCTCGCTCGTCGCAACCGACTTCAACCACGCAGACCTCGCTGCGGCCAACCTCTTCGAAGCCAACCTGACCTCAGCCGACTTCACCTCGGCCAACCTGCACAACGCCAACCTCTTCAGCGCCAACCTCACGTCGATCAACCTCACCGGAGCAACCATCACCGGCGCAAACCTCAGCCGAGCCTTCTCCTCCTCCGGCCCACTCACCTTCGCCGACTTCGCTGGCACCGCGAGCTATCAGCAGAAGAACCTTGTCAGCACCAATCTGGGATTGGCATACTTCCCCGGAGCCGATCTGAGCCATCAAAACCTCACCCGAGCTAACCTGACGAGCATCCATCTGACGTCAGCCGACCTTCAAGGGGCCAATCTAAGCTCCGCGACGATAAGAGAATCATGGCTCCAATCAGCGAATCTGCAGAACATCAACGCAAGCTCCGCAGATCTGACCGGAGCCCGTCTCCAGGACGCTGACCTCACCGCTGCGAACCTTCACAACGCCGATCTGCTTGTCGCCAGACTTGAGAACACCAACCTGGCCAACGCGATCATCTCCGAAGCCAACCTCGGATACACCGTAAGCCGTGGCTTCACCGCCGCCCAGCTCTACAGCACCGCCACTTACCAGCAGAAGGACCTCCATCAGGTTGACTTGAGCGGAAACGACCTGACCGGCTGGGACTTCAGTCACCAGAACCTCACCTCCGCAAGTTTCTACCGCAGCACGCTGATATCGACGGACTTCACCGGCGCAAGAATCACCGCCGCAAACTTCGGCTCGACCGTCTCTGCTGGCTTCACCGCCGCCCAGCTCTACAGCACGGCCAGCTACCAGCAGAAGGACCTCCAACGCATCACCCTGAATGGAAACGACCTGACAGGCTGGGACCTCAGCGACCAGAACCTGACCTCGGCAAACCTGGCAGGAGGCGCTAACCTGACCTCGGCGAACCTCGCCAGCGCGAACCTCAAGTCGGCACAGCTTTTCAACAGTGATCTGACCGCAACGAATCTCTCAGGAGCAAACCTGACGTCGGCACGTCTTCAAAACAGCGATCTGACCGGAGCGAACCTCACCGGAGCAGACCTGCGCCAGGCTGCGGATTTCAATCCGATCTTGACCGTCCCGCAACGTGGCGGCAACCAAGCGGACCTCACCGTCCTGCGCCACACCATCCGACCCGACGGGAACATCCCCGCAGGGATTGATCTGCAGCCAAGTGAATCGCTGATCGTCCGCGACAATCCTCAGCTTCCTGTTGAAGTCTGGAACAAGTTCAGTGTCGATGACGAGAGCACACTCGAGATCAGGCTCGCCGATCCAGCCTACGGCCCTCGCATGATAAGCAGAGTCACCCCGCAACTCGCCGGCGAACTGCTGCTCTCCCTTGAACCCTCGTTCAATCCTCTAACGCTCCTGAACCAGACCCTCCCCATCTTCGACTGGCTCGTACACTTCGTCCCTCTAGGAACCTTCGACACCATCACCATCGACGCCCCCGGCCTCATCTACACCCTCGACACCTCGGCCCTCTATACCACCGGCCACCTCACCATCCTCCCCGCCATCGAAGCCGACGCCACCGGCGACGGAACCGTCGATCTCCTCGACCTCTCCATCCTCGCCACCCACTTCGGCGGGCCCGCCACCGGCTACCACCAGGCCGACTTCAACAACGACCACACCGTCGACCTCATCGACCTCTCCATCCTCGCCGCCAACTTCGGCCAGTCCGCTCCCGCCCCCGCGCCCATCCCCGAACCCGCCACCCTCCTGCCCCTCTCCCTCGCCGCCCTCCACCGACCCCGCCGCTGA
- a CDS encoding bifunctional methionine sulfoxide reductase B/A protein, producing MNFTQYLACLILTLALLLTGCSDTAAGTRTSSESFMPRSVNVKVFNADGELVGPVPSPRIEKTDAEWRETLDDHRFQVTRKDGTERAGTGELLHNKEKGVYTCACCGLPLFHSDTKFDSGTGWPSFSAPIAKENVLDKKDTSHGMVRIENECPRCGAHLGHVFPDGPAPTGLRYCMNSISLEFTPDDQLASLADPAANTGPLTAAVFAGGCFWCTEAVFQQLDGVHDVISGYAGGDAATANYSQVSAGLTDHAEVIQITYDPTVITYDKLLDVFFTAAHDPTQLNRQGPDVGRHYRSAIFYANQEEKQQAQTHIEQLTASGKFSKPIVTTLEPLTAFHPAEAYHQDYADQNPTNPYIRQQALPKVEKVRSKFSDQLR from the coding sequence ATGAACTTCACCCAATACTTAGCCTGCCTCATCCTGACCCTTGCCCTTCTGCTCACCGGCTGTTCCGACACCGCCGCCGGCACCCGCACCTCATCGGAGTCCTTCATGCCACGGTCCGTCAACGTCAAAGTCTTCAACGCCGACGGCGAACTCGTCGGCCCCGTCCCCTCACCACGCATCGAAAAAACCGACGCCGAGTGGCGGGAAACCCTCGACGACCACCGCTTCCAGGTCACCCGCAAAGACGGCACCGAACGCGCCGGCACTGGCGAACTGCTCCACAACAAAGAGAAAGGCGTCTACACCTGCGCCTGCTGTGGACTCCCACTCTTCCACTCAGACACCAAGTTCGACTCCGGCACCGGCTGGCCCAGCTTCTCCGCACCCATCGCCAAAGAGAACGTCCTCGACAAAAAAGACACCTCCCACGGCATGGTCCGCATCGAAAACGAATGCCCCCGCTGCGGGGCCCACCTCGGCCACGTCTTCCCCGATGGCCCCGCCCCCACCGGACTCCGCTACTGCATGAACTCCATCTCCCTCGAGTTCACGCCCGACGACCAGCTCGCCTCCCTCGCCGACCCCGCCGCCAACACCGGTCCCCTCACCGCCGCCGTCTTCGCAGGCGGATGCTTCTGGTGCACCGAAGCCGTCTTCCAGCAACTCGATGGCGTCCACGATGTCATCTCCGGCTACGCCGGCGGAGACGCCGCCACCGCCAACTACAGCCAGGTCTCCGCAGGCCTCACCGATCACGCCGAAGTCATCCAGATCACCTACGACCCCACCGTCATCACCTACGACAAACTCCTCGATGTCTTCTTCACCGCCGCCCACGACCCCACCCAACTCAACCGCCAGGGCCCCGACGTCGGCCGCCACTACCGCTCCGCCATCTTCTATGCCAATCAAGAAGAAAAACAACAAGCACAAACCCACATCGAACAACTCACAGCCTCCGGCAAGTTCTCCAAGCCCATCGTCACCACCCTCGAACCCCTCACCGCCTTCCACCCCGCCGAGGCCTACCACCAGGACTACGCCGACCAAAACCCGACCAACCCCTACATCCGCCAACAAGCCCTCCCCAAAGTCGAAAAAGTCCGCTCCAAGTTCTCCGACCAACTCCGCTAA
- a CDS encoding type II secretion system protein yields the protein MPNSQYERCVITKPLRYGFTLIELLVVISIIAILIGMLLPALGSARDIARQLACGTNLRTLALSLELYAQDNREFFPPRNPNTNDNIRWPTRLSDYYTVPDILICPADLDPQPIRTQTDANEDWRPRSYIINGFNDIAVARENATNAWQATDFAVRQPEIHSPGSVIHFGEKISYEPELTGNAGRHFFMDIFEGIGNDFEIVNHSRHGNPDRRQGGSYYAFGDGSARFLPFPEALEPINQWATIQGYRDGSRNPDPQP from the coding sequence ATGCCTAATAGCCAATACGAACGCTGCGTCATCACAAAACCTCTCCGCTACGGGTTCACCCTGATCGAACTACTCGTCGTCATCTCGATCATCGCCATCCTCATCGGCATGCTCCTGCCAGCCCTGGGCAGCGCCAGAGACATCGCTCGACAACTCGCCTGCGGAACCAACCTCCGCACACTCGCATTATCACTCGAACTCTACGCTCAGGACAACCGCGAGTTTTTCCCACCCCGTAATCCGAACACCAACGACAACATCCGCTGGCCCACCCGGTTGTCGGACTACTACACCGTTCCTGACATACTCATCTGCCCCGCTGACCTCGACCCCCAACCCATACGCACGCAAACCGACGCCAATGAAGACTGGCGGCCCCGCAGCTACATCATCAACGGCTTCAACGACATCGCCGTCGCCAGAGAAAACGCCACCAACGCCTGGCAGGCAACCGACTTCGCCGTCCGCCAACCCGAAATACACTCACCCGGCTCCGTCATCCACTTCGGCGAAAAAATCAGCTACGAACCCGAACTCACCGGCAACGCCGGACGACACTTCTTCATGGATATCTTCGAAGGCATCGGCAACGACTTCGAAATCGTCAACCACTCCCGCCATGGCAACCCCGACCGCCGCCAAGGCGGATCCTACTACGCCTTTGGCGACGGCTCCGCTCGATTCCTCCCCTTCCCCGAAGCCCTCGAACCCATCAACCAGTGGGCCACCATCCAGGGCTACCGCGACGGCTCCCGCAACCCCGACCCCCAACCCTGA
- a CDS encoding DUF4212 domain-containing protein, translating into MNTLPRREGLAEARRVYWRANLWLMSGLLCVWAFVSFGLGIFLADVLNAYSPFGVPLGFWFAQQGSIVTFVVLILIYAVSMNRLDRWYHEVVTREHLRPHDDGGSN; encoded by the coding sequence ATGAACACGTTACCGCGTCGCGAGGGTCTGGCTGAGGCCCGGCGGGTCTACTGGCGGGCGAATCTTTGGTTGATGTCGGGGCTGCTTTGCGTGTGGGCGTTTGTGAGTTTTGGGTTGGGGATTTTTCTGGCGGATGTGCTGAATGCTTATTCGCCGTTTGGAGTCCCTTTGGGGTTCTGGTTTGCGCAGCAGGGGAGCATCGTGACGTTTGTGGTGCTGATTCTGATTTATGCGGTGTCGATGAACCGGCTGGATCGTTGGTATCACGAGGTCGTGACGCGGGAGCATCTGCGGCCGCATGATGATGGGGGCTCGAACTGA